A genomic region of Papaver somniferum cultivar HN1 chromosome 7, ASM357369v1, whole genome shotgun sequence contains the following coding sequences:
- the LOC113296192 gene encoding zinc finger BED domain-containing protein RICESLEEPER 2-like codes for MTRIDDEWAECHHCHHKYKAHDDNNGTFGLQKHLNRCLKNPNRKKEKGQPSLLMPPPKPCQDDEIPFRKVEGSGFVAMMQEAQPRFKVPGRMTIYRDMLKMYVEEKNNLKTYFLTSKKRVSLTTDTWTSPNNFNYICVTAHYIDQNWKLQKRILMFCQVEGHTGNAIGEKLVDCLKYWGLKDIFGVTLDNVRCSAHVLALVIKDAVQLFNESVKRIRSVVKYVLGSPSRYEKFKQCASLAKIDKNFQERFIFEQNKEFVLPSDADIEKTISSDDIVEEVLIEFRENVASDPFIARMSHLMFSKYNKYWGVYDKMNYVMFFAQLLDPREKLKGLEFTLNCLFENNSWEVQRIMRKVKLEFQELFDDYRSVYSTHEEGSSSAAPVVASSVSTQYQGLKSRIQSMKRQHWDNPSCVEEARTRELDRYLKDVMDGKMREVDQDDDFDILSWWQANANMYKVLSYMARDILSMHVSSVSSESAFSTGKRVLAPWRAFMSTTKVEALLCTQSYLQKHIALDLLFIIENLL; via the exons GGATTACAAAAGCATTTGAATAGATGTCTAAAGAATCCTAACAGGAAGAAAGAAAAGGGACAACCATCTCTGTTGATGCCACCCCCAAAACCATGTCAGGATG ATGAAATTCCTTTTAGAAAAGTAGAAGGGTCAGGCTTTGTGGCAATGATGCAAGAGGCACAGCCTAGGTTCAAGGTTCCAGGACGTATGACAATTTATAGGGATATGTTAAAGATGTATGTAGAAGAGAAGAATAACCTAAAAACTTACTTCTTGACATCTAAGAAGAGGGTATCTTTGACAACTGACACATGGACAtcaccaaataattttaattatatttgtgTAACCGCTCACTACATTGATCAGAACTGGAAATTGCAGAAGAGAATACTCATGTTTTGTCAAGTTGAAGGTCACACAGGTAATGCAATCGGTGAGAAGCTAGTGGATTGTTTGAAATATTGGGGTCTAAAAGATATATTTGGTGTCACTCTAGACAAT GTAAGGTGTTCAGCCCATGTTCTTGCTCTTGTCATAAAAGATGCAGTACAACTCTTTAATGAATCAGTTAAAAGGATAAGGTCAGTTGTAAAATATGTTCTTGGTTCTCCTTCTAGGTATGAAAAGTTTAAACAATGTGCTTCCCTAGCAAAG ATTGATAAGAACTTTCAAGAGAGGTTTATTTTTGAGCAAAACAAGGAATTTGTTTTACCAAGTGATGCTGATATTGAGAAAACTATATCTAGTGATGATATCGTGGAAGAAGtg TTAATTGAATTTAGAGAAAATGTAGCCTCAGATCCATTTATTGCACGTATGTCTCATCTTATGTTTTCCAAGTACaataagtattggggtgtgtatGATAAAATGAATTATGTTATGTTTTTTGCTCAACTGTTGGATCCAAGGGAGAAACTAAAGGGGCTAGAATTTACTCTTAACTGTTTGTTTGAGAACAATTCGTGGGaggttcaaagaatcatgagaaaggtgaaattagaattTCAGGAACTCTTTGATGATTATAGGTCAGTGTATTCAACTCATGAGGAAGGGTCATCTAGTGCTGCTCCGGTAGTTGCCAGTTCGGTTAGCACGCAATATCAAGGCTTGAAATCTAGAATTCAATCAATGAAGAGACAACATTGGGACAACCCaagttgtgttgaagaagcaAGAACAAGGGAGTTAGATAGGTACTTGAAAGATGTGATGGATGGCAAAATGCGTGAAGTAGATCAGGATGATGACTTTGACATATTGTcttggtggcaggctaatgcaAACATGTATAAGGTACTGTCATACATGGCAAGAGATATATTATCCATGCATGTGTCTTCAGTTTCCtctgaatcagcttttagcaCCGGGAAGCGCGTGCTTGCTCCATGGAGAGCTTTTATGTCTACAACGAAAGTTGAGGCATTGCTCTGTACACAAAGCTATTTACAAAAGCacattgctcttgatcttctat TCATAATTGAGAATCTCCTATAA